Proteins encoded within one genomic window of Halodesulfurarchaeum formicicum:
- a CDS encoding AmiS/UreI family transporter, with product MPVIEELGIGLYYVGAVLIVNGLWLLGYGEDRDVAILNLLTGVITFLIAAYWAFVPGTEGTAFNAAGTLLFSFTYLWVFANAIREKEDQRGFGWYCLFVAAIAVPTGLIVFQSGDLGLALLWWIWAVLWFSFWLLLGIERSEYNDLVGWYTLAVGIVSGAAGFVMAAGWWPVI from the coding sequence ATGCCAGTAATCGAAGAACTGGGGATCGGGTTGTACTACGTCGGGGCCGTGTTGATCGTCAACGGGCTGTGGTTGTTGGGGTATGGGGAGGATAGGGACGTTGCAATCCTGAATCTGCTCACCGGCGTCATCACGTTCCTGATCGCGGCCTACTGGGCTTTCGTCCCGGGAACCGAAGGGACAGCGTTCAACGCCGCTGGAACCCTGCTGTTCTCGTTCACCTATCTCTGGGTGTTCGCGAACGCGATCAGGGAAAAAGAGGACCAGCGGGGCTTTGGCTGGTACTGTCTTTTCGTTGCCGCCATTGCCGTACCGACGGGGCTCATCGTCTTCCAGAGCGGTGATCTGGGACTGGCCTTGCTCTGGTGGATTTGGGCCGTGCTCTGGTTTTCCTTCTGGCTCCTGCTGGGTATCGAACGGAGCGAATACAACGACCTCGTCGGGTGGTACACCCTGGCAGTCGGCATCGTCTCCGGGGCCGCGGGGTTCGTCATGGCCGCTGGCTGGTGGCCCGTTATCTGA
- a CDS encoding DUF1616 domain-containing protein, with translation MSSQVTDLRLVFSLTVAAMLVLLVPGVPWQIEWVFGLPLLVLLPGYAVVAALFPRRPEASPAGGNSLDWPARFGLSLIGSAIVVAAVGVLFASEALVRLTLAPAVLSIGAVTLLAVVLAGVRRRPLERDHRADPVAGVSLGSMPGAFGISGVQSLVLVVSVLLLVSTLAFAGTSPAEDPYTEVYLTDGEDLDLGPAEGTQTMATGADSTVSLTIENHEGDPTDYRTVVRLQRVENGTVLGSERLDNFSVSLASEEIGVYERSLNPTMTGERLRLQVLVYKGGTEGEIDADSADLGLRLWVDTTAEGST, from the coding sequence ATGAGCTCCCAAGTGACCGATCTGCGGCTCGTGTTCAGCCTGACCGTCGCCGCGATGCTCGTGCTGCTGGTTCCGGGTGTTCCCTGGCAGATCGAGTGGGTGTTCGGTCTTCCGCTGCTGGTGTTGTTGCCGGGGTATGCCGTGGTTGCGGCGCTCTTTCCCCGGCGACCTGAGGCGTCGCCGGCCGGTGGCAACTCACTCGACTGGCCCGCCAGGTTCGGTCTCTCGCTGATCGGGAGCGCGATCGTCGTCGCCGCGGTCGGCGTCCTGTTCGCGAGTGAAGCGCTGGTTCGGCTCACTCTGGCACCGGCCGTGCTGTCGATCGGCGCGGTCACGTTACTCGCTGTCGTCCTCGCTGGGGTTCGACGGCGACCACTTGAGCGGGATCACCGTGCGGACCCGGTCGCTGGCGTCTCGCTGGGGTCGATGCCTGGCGCGTTCGGCATTTCGGGTGTCCAGTCGCTCGTGCTGGTGGTGTCGGTGCTGCTATTGGTCAGCACGCTCGCGTTCGCCGGCACGAGTCCGGCCGAGGACCCCTACACCGAGGTCTATCTGACCGACGGTGAGGACCTCGACCTTGGACCAGCAGAGGGAACCCAGACGATGGCCACCGGCGCTGATAGCACGGTCTCACTTACCATCGAGAACCACGAGGGCGACCCGACTGACTACCGGACCGTGGTCCGCCTGCAACGGGTTGAGAACGGGACGGTCCTGGGGAGCGAACGCCTTGATAACTTCAGCGTCAGCCTGGCATCCGAAGAGATCGGCGTCTACGAACGCTCGCTCAACCCGACGATGACGGGCGAGCGACTCCGCCTCCAGGTGCTTGTCTACAAGGGCGGCACGGAGGGAGAGATCGACGCCGATTCGGCTGACCTGGGGTTGCGCCTCTGGGTGGACACCACCGCGGAGGGCTCCACGTGA
- the crcB gene encoding fluoride efflux transporter CrcB — protein sequence MIDQLLQELGGTAEPYLVGFGGMIGASLRHVVSTWVEREEFPLGTLTVNILGSFLLGLLTFAGVTDSTMLLFGVGLCGSFTTFSSFSVDTVQLWEAGDRFVATGYALGNFLGAVAAIGAAWLLVTGLGGML from the coding sequence ATGATCGACCAACTGCTTCAGGAACTGGGCGGCACTGCGGAGCCCTACCTCGTCGGGTTCGGTGGCATGATCGGGGCGTCGCTCCGGCACGTCGTCAGCACCTGGGTCGAGCGTGAGGAATTTCCGCTGGGCACGCTCACGGTGAATATCCTGGGGAGTTTCCTGCTCGGTCTGCTCACGTTCGCGGGGGTCACGGACTCGACGATGCTGCTTTTCGGGGTTGGTCTCTGTGGCTCGTTTACGACCTTCTCGTCGTTCTCGGTCGATACGGTGCAGCTCTGGGAGGCTGGCGACCGATTTGTCGCCACCGGATACGCCCTCGGTAACTTCCTCGGCGCGGTCGCGGCCATCGGGGCCGCCTGGCTTTTGGTGACCGGGTTGGGCGGGATGCTGTAG
- the fmdA gene encoding formamidase encodes MPEVQFEVDTDKPADEQPGANPFNRWHPDIPAVIEAEPGERMRLEALDWTGGQIKDDENANDVRDVDLNQVHYLAGPVEVKGAEPGDLLKVEFHDMGPLNDRWEYGFTGTFSQKNGGGFLTDHFPEAAKSIWDIDGYTVSSRHIPDISYQGKIHPGLAGTAPSMELLEEWNKREQELIDKHEADPESIHNHPTGEPDPPVANPPTKDGALMGEMDPDEADAAAEVAARTVPPREHGGNHDIKDLSLGSTIYFPVYVEGAKFGIGDFHASQGDGEITFCGAIEMAAYIDVEFDLVKNGMEKFGVDHPIFEPGNRGPNFDDYVTFNGYSVTEDGEQHYIDPHVAYRRSALDAIEYLKKFGYTGEQALHILGTVPIEGHLSGVVDVPNACTTLALPKGVFEFDISPEALGEPEDRGQIPITDDPLQ; translated from the coding sequence ATGCCAGAAGTACAATTCGAGGTCGATACGGACAAACCGGCAGACGAACAACCAGGGGCGAATCCGTTCAATCGATGGCATCCCGATATCCCGGCCGTCATCGAAGCCGAGCCAGGCGAGCGGATGCGTCTCGAAGCACTGGACTGGACGGGGGGCCAGATCAAGGACGACGAAAACGCAAACGACGTTCGTGACGTGGACCTGAACCAGGTACACTACCTGGCAGGCCCCGTCGAAGTGAAGGGGGCCGAACCGGGGGACCTTCTGAAAGTCGAGTTCCACGACATGGGCCCGCTGAACGACCGCTGGGAGTACGGGTTCACGGGGACTTTCTCCCAGAAAAACGGTGGCGGCTTCCTGACCGATCACTTCCCGGAGGCCGCAAAGTCAATCTGGGACATCGACGGCTATACCGTCTCCTCCCGGCATATCCCGGACATCAGCTATCAGGGGAAGATCCATCCGGGACTGGCCGGGACCGCTCCCAGCATGGAACTGCTCGAAGAGTGGAACAAGCGGGAACAGGAACTCATCGACAAACACGAGGCGGACCCAGAATCCATCCACAATCACCCGACCGGCGAGCCAGACCCACCGGTTGCGAACCCGCCGACCAAAGACGGCGCGTTGATGGGCGAGATGGATCCGGACGAAGCAGACGCGGCCGCAGAAGTGGCCGCCCGCACCGTTCCGCCGCGGGAGCACGGCGGGAACCACGACATCAAGGACCTCTCGCTTGGCTCCACGATCTACTTCCCGGTGTACGTCGAGGGAGCGAAGTTCGGCATCGGCGACTTCCACGCCTCGCAAGGTGACGGGGAGATTACCTTCTGTGGCGCCATCGAGATGGCCGCGTACATCGACGTCGAGTTCGACCTCGTGAAGAACGGGATGGAGAAGTTCGGGGTCGATCACCCGATCTTCGAGCCGGGCAACCGGGGGCCGAACTTCGACGATTATGTCACCTTCAACGGCTACTCCGTCACGGAGGACGGCGAGCAGCACTACATCGACCCGCACGTGGCCTACCGGCGCTCCGCCCTCGACGCCATCGAGTACCTGAAGAAGTTCGGGTACACGGGCGAGCAGGCCCTCCACATCCTGGGCACGGTGCCGATCGAAGGGCACCTCAGCGGCGTCGTGGACGTCCCCAACGCCTGTACCACCCTGGCGCTCCCGAAGGGCGTCTTCGAGTTCGACATCTCCCCGGAGGCACTTGGCGAGCCGGAAGACCGGGGTCAGATCCCGATCACGGACGACCCGCTCCAATAA
- a CDS encoding CoA-binding protein — MPVETDDALREILDLDTIAVVGCSTSPAKAAHDVPKYLIEHGYDVIPVNPFADEIFGRESHDSLSAVDQEIDIVDVFRPSEEVSGIVDAALERSDVEVIWTQLGIRDDTAAERAEQAGTRVVQDRCMKVEHQRLLGSPSE, encoded by the coding sequence ATGCCAGTCGAAACTGACGACGCGCTCCGTGAAATCCTCGACCTCGATACGATTGCCGTCGTCGGCTGCTCGACCAGCCCGGCCAAGGCCGCTCACGACGTCCCGAAGTACCTCATCGAACACGGATACGACGTGATCCCGGTCAATCCCTTTGCCGACGAAATATTCGGTCGCGAGAGCCACGACTCGCTCTCGGCCGTCGATCAGGAGATCGACATCGTGGACGTGTTTCGTCCCAGCGAGGAGGTGAGTGGCATCGTCGATGCGGCCCTGGAACGGTCGGACGTGGAAGTAATCTGGACCCAACTGGGAATCCGCGACGATACAGCCGCCGAACGCGCTGAACAGGCGGGCACGCGTGTCGTGCAGGATCGGTGCATGAAGGTCGAACACCAGCGACTCCTTGGATCGCCGTCGGAGTGA
- a CDS encoding cation diffusion facilitator family transporter produces the protein MAGQEPLDRCEDEAEGLGHSHEPTSSRKLAIVAGINLLGFLGEFAGGLLFGSVALLSDAVHMLFDALAYVMAFAAAYVAANYDGSARFSYGLHRLEPLAAFLNGLFLIPMVGFILWESYQRYLAPIEIGTGPTLLIAVGGLLINLGSVYVLHGGEMSLNERGAFYHLLGDAGGSVAVIVSVTVVELTGLVVIDPITAVLIAGVVLWSAGKVLRGSAAIFVLKTPFDPETVREEIDSLEGVIQVEDLHASQICSRLTVASAHVRTTVETMTEADQLTTEIHQILRAHGANHVTVELHPRDGDERTYSLDHSH, from the coding sequence ATGGCCGGTCAGGAGCCACTGGATCGCTGCGAGGACGAGGCCGAGGGACTGGGCCACAGCCACGAACCGACGAGCAGTCGGAAGTTAGCCATCGTTGCCGGGATCAATCTGCTCGGCTTTCTGGGGGAGTTTGCTGGCGGACTTCTCTTCGGGTCGGTCGCGCTGTTGAGCGACGCCGTTCACATGCTGTTCGACGCACTGGCTTACGTGATGGCCTTTGCGGCCGCCTACGTCGCCGCGAACTACGACGGGTCGGCTCGCTTCTCGTATGGTCTGCACCGCCTCGAACCGCTGGCTGCGTTCCTGAACGGGCTGTTTCTCATTCCGATGGTCGGCTTCATCCTCTGGGAGTCCTACCAGCGATATCTCGCCCCGATCGAGATCGGAACCGGTCCCACACTCCTGATCGCGGTTGGCGGGTTGCTGATCAACCTAGGTAGCGTCTACGTCCTCCATGGCGGCGAGATGAGTCTCAACGAGCGGGGTGCGTTCTATCACCTGCTCGGGGATGCCGGCGGCTCGGTCGCAGTCATCGTCTCCGTGACGGTCGTCGAACTGACGGGCCTGGTCGTCATCGACCCGATCACGGCCGTGCTGATCGCCGGCGTCGTCCTCTGGTCGGCTGGGAAAGTCCTTCGTGGAAGTGCGGCGATCTTCGTGCTCAAGACGCCGTTCGATCCGGAGACCGTCCGCGAGGAGATCGATTCGCTTGAGGGAGTTATCCAGGTCGAGGATCTACACGCCTCACAGATCTGCAGTCGGCTCACCGTCGCGAGCGCCCACGTCCGGACGACTGTCGAGACCATGACCGAGGCCGATCAGCTCACGACCGAGATCCACCAGATCCTCCGGGCTCATGGGGCCAATCACGTCACCGTCGAATTACACCCTCGTGACGGAGACGAGCGGACGTACTCGCTCGATCACAGCCACTGA
- a CDS encoding DUF302 domain-containing protein has translation MSYHNKIALDAPFDSVVAELEETLGEEGFGVLADIDIQHIFAEKLDVQRDEYRIFGACNPPLANQGIEAEIDLGTLLPCNVVVYAEDGDVIVSAVDPTELIDLTGNPELDEIATEIGERLDRVLGELESEFPAGSAT, from the coding sequence ATGAGCTACCACAACAAGATCGCCCTCGATGCGCCGTTCGACTCGGTTGTCGCGGAGCTTGAGGAAACGCTCGGCGAGGAAGGCTTCGGCGTCCTCGCGGACATCGATATCCAGCACATCTTCGCAGAGAAACTCGACGTACAGCGGGACGAATACCGAATTTTCGGCGCGTGCAACCCGCCACTGGCCAATCAGGGCATCGAAGCGGAGATCGATCTGGGGACCCTCCTCCCCTGTAACGTCGTGGTCTACGCCGAGGACGGCGACGTGATCGTCAGTGCCGTGGACCCGACGGAGTTGATCGATCTCACGGGGAACCCGGAACTCGACGAGATCGCGACGGAAATCGGCGAGCGGCTCGATCGCGTGCTGGGAGAACTCGAATCGGAGTTCCCCGCGGGCAGCGCGACATAA
- a CDS encoding permease: MPPVELFAQILQAGFDETLSYLTLHVITCLVPAFFIAGGISAVLSDHFVTKYLSGDAPKLQAYSIASVSGVALAVCSCTILPMFAGLYKKGAGIGPATAFLFSGPAINVLAVVFTARVLGLPLGGARAFFAVSMAAFIGLVMAFVFGDAADQQSSQPVATDGGQVPTQRPTWVTAGFFGSQVAILLIAATGLLSWAVKAPLLAPFFALLGYLLWAKFERGEIETWLQETWFFTRSIFPLLLAGTFVIGIIGAIAAIAQGMNPLETIQAGEQTFVAHKVAPGLLTQGIFGETTVLSAGLGSVIGAILYMPTLLEVPIVGSLFGYTQGLMADGPALALLLAGPSLSLPNMLVIWKTIGAKRTALYISLVAVAATGAGLLWGVL, translated from the coding sequence GTGCCTCCCGTAGAACTGTTCGCCCAGATACTCCAGGCCGGCTTCGACGAGACGTTGTCGTACCTGACACTGCACGTCATCACGTGTCTGGTGCCGGCTTTCTTCATCGCCGGTGGCATCTCGGCGGTCCTCTCGGATCACTTCGTGACGAAGTACCTCAGTGGCGACGCCCCGAAGCTTCAGGCCTACTCGATCGCCTCCGTCTCGGGGGTGGCCCTCGCGGTCTGTAGCTGTACGATCCTCCCGATGTTCGCCGGCCTCTACAAGAAGGGTGCAGGAATCGGCCCCGCGACGGCCTTCCTGTTCTCGGGCCCCGCGATCAACGTGCTCGCGGTCGTGTTCACGGCCCGTGTTCTCGGCCTGCCGCTGGGCGGGGCCCGGGCGTTTTTCGCCGTCTCGATGGCCGCGTTCATCGGCCTGGTCATGGCCTTCGTCTTCGGGGACGCGGCGGACCAGCAGTCGTCCCAACCGGTGGCGACTGACGGCGGCCAGGTGCCGACGCAGCGACCGACCTGGGTGACAGCCGGCTTCTTCGGCAGTCAGGTCGCCATCCTGCTGATCGCCGCCACCGGGTTGCTTAGCTGGGCGGTCAAGGCGCCACTTCTCGCGCCCTTCTTCGCGCTTCTGGGTTATCTGTTGTGGGCGAAGTTCGAGCGCGGCGAGATCGAGACGTGGCTCCAGGAGACGTGGTTTTTCACCCGATCGATCTTCCCGCTCCTGCTCGCCGGTACGTTCGTCATTGGGATCATCGGGGCGATCGCCGCTATCGCCCAGGGGATGAATCCGCTCGAAACGATCCAGGCCGGCGAGCAGACGTTCGTCGCCCACAAGGTTGCCCCGGGGCTGTTGACCCAGGGTATCTTCGGCGAGACCACCGTGCTCTCGGCCGGGCTCGGCTCGGTTATCGGGGCGATCCTCTACATGCCGACCCTGCTTGAGGTGCCTATCGTTGGCTCGCTCTTTGGGTACACCCAGGGACTCATGGCCGACGGGCCGGCACTGGCGCTGCTGCTCGCCGGCCCCTCGCTCTCGCTACCGAACATGCTCGTGATCTGGAAGACGATCGGCGCGAAACGCACCGCCCTCTACATCAGCCTCGTGGCTGTCGCCGCGACGGGGGCCGGCCTCCTCTGGGGAGTGCTCTGA
- a CDS encoding fluoride efflux transporter FluC, producing the protein MGSTHPLEHAETFALIAVGGFLGSNLRFLIGQFSPGLGGTLVVNALGSAVLGFLAYEALKTDLLSASSRMVLSTGVLSSFTTYSTFAMETVQAAPVLGLANLFASYLLGFTGVLVGRHLAHSMEGSK; encoded by the coding sequence ATGGGTTCCACCCATCCCCTCGAACACGCCGAGACGTTCGCCCTCATCGCGGTAGGCGGCTTTCTCGGCTCGAATCTGCGATTTTTGATCGGGCAGTTCTCGCCCGGTCTCGGGGGGACACTGGTGGTCAACGCGCTCGGGAGTGCAGTGCTTGGATTCCTCGCCTACGAGGCACTCAAGACGGATCTGCTCTCGGCCTCGTCCAGGATGGTGCTCAGCACCGGCGTCCTCTCCTCGTTTACGACCTACAGCACGTTTGCCATGGAGACGGTGCAGGCTGCGCCAGTGCTCGGGCTTGCGAATCTCTTCGCCAGCTACCTGCTCGGCTTCACGGGCGTGTTGGTGGGGCGGCACCTTGCACACTCGATGGAGGGATCGAAATGA
- the thsB gene encoding thermosome subunit beta, producing the protein MRGHRSQTPIQSISRSTQQASGETALEANITAAQAIAETVRSTLGPRGRDKMLITDGTVIVTNDGSSILHRLDVTHPAASLLVSTAESQESGQGDGTSSTVLFAGDLLGEAEGLLEDGLHPRTVIQGYRIALDHALETVTDLGTAIDATDRELLSNLAATTMTGRWDADRIAFLADLSVETAMAARIGDRIDLDRVALQKVQGGAVTDSELIDGVAINLDQSSTDVASFEPRSTDWDGSTIALLDGELNVRTGGQVTNATVETAAQLDEIERHETQTIEHIVRQFEAAGVDIVFCQKQAADRITAQLGRRGILVVERTRQDEFDALEALTGATRVVKPADVDASVLGQTTTVDLSVSGGEEFITIRSDTGEAHTLVLRAGTAHVLDELKRIFDDSLTVIKTAVTEGEVVPGGGAAELWVAEAVRSRATGIDGPEQLAAESFADALEALPKTLARNAGVDPIDTLTTLRAAQTDRGPTVGFDADAGVVDVLDRGLVEPLALKRRLLSNATEAATLILRIDDVIAAVDRDSGQGEESTDTPTYHVDDDGYPWAIGH; encoded by the coding sequence ATGCGTGGTCACCGATCCCAGACACCGATCCAGTCCATTTCGCGTTCGACCCAGCAGGCGAGCGGTGAAACTGCCCTCGAGGCCAACATTACCGCGGCCCAGGCGATCGCGGAGACGGTCCGGAGCACACTCGGGCCCCGGGGCCGGGACAAGATGTTAATTACCGACGGGACAGTGATCGTCACGAACGACGGGTCGAGCATTCTGCATCGACTCGATGTCACACACCCGGCCGCCTCGCTTTTGGTTTCGACGGCGGAAAGTCAGGAGTCGGGCCAGGGTGACGGCACTTCCTCGACGGTGCTCTTCGCCGGGGACCTCCTCGGCGAAGCCGAAGGCCTGCTCGAGGACGGCCTCCATCCGCGAACGGTGATCCAGGGGTATCGAATCGCCCTCGATCACGCGCTTGAGACGGTCACGGACCTGGGAACGGCGATCGACGCAACCGACCGGGAACTACTCTCGAACCTCGCTGCAACCACGATGACCGGCCGCTGGGATGCGGACCGGATCGCGTTTCTCGCCGACCTCTCGGTCGAGACCGCCATGGCTGCGAGAATCGGCGACCGGATCGACCTGGATCGAGTCGCGCTTCAGAAGGTGCAGGGCGGGGCCGTCACCGACTCGGAACTGATCGATGGCGTGGCGATCAACCTCGATCAGTCCTCGACGGACGTCGCCTCTTTCGAACCCAGGAGTACGGACTGGGACGGCAGCACGATCGCCCTCCTCGACGGCGAACTCAACGTCCGAACCGGGGGACAAGTCACCAACGCCACTGTCGAGACCGCCGCCCAACTGGACGAGATCGAACGCCACGAGACCCAGACGATCGAGCACATCGTTCGCCAGTTCGAGGCGGCCGGGGTCGATATCGTCTTCTGTCAGAAGCAGGCGGCCGATCGAATCACCGCCCAACTGGGCCGACGGGGCATTCTCGTCGTCGAGCGAACTCGCCAGGACGAATTCGACGCCCTCGAAGCCCTGACCGGGGCGACACGGGTCGTGAAACCGGCGGACGTCGATGCGTCCGTCCTGGGGCAGACGACCACCGTGGATCTGAGCGTTTCTGGTGGCGAGGAGTTCATCACCATCAGGTCAGATACGGGTGAGGCCCACACCCTCGTCCTGCGGGCTGGGACAGCCCACGTGCTCGACGAACTCAAGCGGATCTTCGACGACAGCCTCACCGTCATCAAGACCGCCGTCACGGAGGGCGAGGTCGTTCCCGGTGGCGGGGCGGCGGAGCTGTGGGTCGCCGAGGCCGTCCGATCGAGGGCGACAGGCATCGACGGCCCCGAGCAACTCGCCGCCGAGTCCTTCGCTGACGCCCTGGAAGCGTTGCCAAAGACCCTGGCTCGAAACGCGGGTGTCGATCCTATCGACACGCTCACCACACTTCGTGCGGCCCAGACCGATCGCGGGCCCACCGTTGGATTCGATGCGGACGCAGGCGTCGTGGACGTCCTCGACCGGGGGCTCGTCGAACCGCTCGCCCTGAAACGCCGCCTGCTCTCGAACGCGACGGAGGCGGCCACCCTCATCCTCAGGATCGACGACGTGATCGCGGCGGTCGATCGCGACTCCGGGCAGGGGGAGGAATCGACGGACACGCCGACCTACCACGTCGACGATGATGGCTACCCCTGGGCGATCGGTCACTGA
- a CDS encoding universal stress protein, with protein sequence MRKILVPVDGSEQADAALAYAIERFSDAEITALHVVDLPQGYFAATAGDPEEIPSVEHHKEEARELLEAVEAEAEQFGGGVETDIATGDPADEILEYASAHDFDEIVIGSRGISGVGRIVFGSVAEKVVRRAEIPVVVVH encoded by the coding sequence ATGCGGAAAATACTCGTCCCGGTCGACGGTTCGGAGCAGGCAGACGCTGCCCTGGCGTATGCGATCGAGCGGTTCTCCGACGCGGAGATAACCGCGTTGCACGTAGTCGATCTCCCACAGGGGTACTTCGCAGCCACGGCAGGGGACCCCGAGGAGATTCCATCGGTCGAGCACCACAAGGAGGAGGCCAGAGAGCTACTGGAAGCGGTCGAAGCCGAGGCCGAGCAGTTCGGCGGAGGCGTCGAAACGGACATCGCAACCGGCGATCCGGCGGACGAGATCCTCGAGTACGCCTCCGCACACGACTTCGACGAAATCGTGATCGGAAGTCGTGGGATCTCCGGCGTCGGCCGAATCGTGTTCGGGAGCGTCGCCGAGAAGGTCGTCAGACGGGCGGAGATTCCGGTCGTCGTGGTTCACTGA
- a CDS encoding NAD-dependent epimerase/dehydratase family protein — MTPRPFEHDIAGQQVLVTGGAGFIGSNIAAALLDGNDVRVLDDLSSGRRENVPDGAELLVGDVRDEDALDAAMAGVDLVFHEAAVVSVARSTEAPLETTRTNVDATVRVLEQARTEDARVVFASSAAVYGPPAYVPVDESHPKEPTSPYGVSKLAADQYVRLYASLYDVPTVALRYFNAYGPGQPDGDYSGVIRTFVDQATAGEPITVHGDGQQTRDFVHIDDIVRANLRAATTPHVGEAFNVGTGDSVTVSKLAAHIQELAGSDSPIRTSDPRPGDIRHSCAETTDARTKLGFEATVSLADGLETVAGLGPAE, encoded by the coding sequence GTGACCCCCCGACCGTTCGAGCACGACATCGCCGGCCAGCAGGTGCTCGTGACTGGCGGTGCGGGGTTCATCGGGAGCAACATCGCCGCGGCGCTTCTGGACGGGAACGACGTCCGGGTACTTGACGACCTTTCGAGTGGTCGGCGGGAGAACGTTCCCGACGGCGCGGAACTGCTCGTCGGTGACGTTCGCGACGAGGACGCTCTCGACGCCGCGATGGCGGGCGTCGACCTCGTGTTTCATGAGGCCGCGGTCGTCAGCGTCGCGCGCTCGACCGAGGCGCCCCTCGAAACCACCCGAACCAACGTGGACGCGACTGTCCGAGTTCTCGAACAGGCACGGACGGAAGACGCCCGGGTCGTCTTCGCCTCGAGTGCCGCGGTGTATGGCCCGCCGGCGTACGTTCCGGTCGACGAGTCCCATCCCAAGGAGCCGACCTCGCCCTATGGGGTCAGCAAACTCGCCGCCGACCAGTACGTTCGGCTGTACGCCTCGCTGTACGACGTCCCGACCGTCGCGCTGCGATACTTCAATGCGTACGGCCCCGGTCAGCCGGATGGCGACTACAGCGGTGTCATTCGAACGTTCGTCGACCAGGCGACGGCGGGCGAGCCCATCACCGTCCACGGGGACGGCCAGCAAACCCGCGATTTCGTCCACATCGACGACATCGTCCGCGCGAACCTCCGCGCGGCGACCACACCCCACGTCGGTGAAGCGTTCAACGTCGGCACCGGGGACTCGGTCACGGTCTCGAAGCTGGCAGCACACATCCAGGAGCTAGCGGGCTCGGACTCACCGATTCGGACCTCCGATCCCCGTCCCGGCGACATCCGTCACAGTTGTGCCGAGACGACCGACGCACGGACGAAACTGGGGTTCGAGGCGACCGTCTCGCTTGCCGATGGGCTGGAGACCGTAGCGGGACTCGGGCCGGCTGAGTGA
- a CDS encoding energy-coupling factor ABC transporter ATP-binding protein, with amino-acid sequence MSETEFHDQDENRAAEQIDCVHEDPFDFDEEPLVSLHCLSHTYPDGTRSVHDVSFAVRAEETVGLIGGNGAGKSTLMEHLNGLLDVQEGQLRIQGEQITEDNVELARQEVGFVFQDADSQIVAPTVIDDVMFGPLNYGAPKDEARERAERALDRLDALHLSDRVPHHLSGGEKRLVAIAGVLAMDPSVIVMDEPLAGLDPAREQRVRSVIETLQAEGIGLVIASHDVDFAGSVADRIVVMDDGDIVGSGTPDAVFYDDTLLERANLRPPTAVRVARRLGVEADRPVTEDALVDLLS; translated from the coding sequence ATGAGCGAGACAGAGTTCCACGACCAGGACGAGAATCGGGCCGCCGAACAGATCGACTGTGTCCACGAGGACCCCTTCGACTTCGACGAGGAGCCCCTCGTATCCCTGCACTGTCTCTCACACACCTATCCTGACGGGACCCGGAGCGTCCACGACGTGAGTTTCGCCGTCAGGGCCGAGGAAACGGTGGGTCTCATCGGTGGGAACGGAGCCGGGAAGTCAACGCTGATGGAGCACCTGAACGGCCTCCTCGACGTTCAGGAGGGGCAACTCCGAATTCAGGGTGAACAGATCACCGAGGACAACGTGGAACTGGCCCGGCAGGAAGTCGGGTTCGTCTTCCAGGACGCGGATTCTCAGATCGTCGCTCCCACCGTCATCGACGACGTGATGTTCGGCCCGCTGAACTACGGGGCCCCGAAGGATGAGGCACGAGAGCGGGCCGAGCGGGCACTCGACCGACTCGACGCATTGCATCTCTCCGATCGAGTCCCACACCACCTCAGCGGTGGGGAGAAGCGCCTGGTCGCCATCGCCGGCGTCCTGGCGATGGACCCGAGCGTGATCGTCATGGACGAGCCACTCGCCGGGCTGGACCCGGCCCGCGAGCAGCGTGTTCGCTCGGTGATCGAGACCCTGCAGGCAGAGGGCATCGGCCTGGTCATCGCGTCCCACGACGTGGACTTCGCGGGCAGCGTCGCCGACCGGATCGTGGTCATGGACGACGGGGACATCGTCGGGTCCGGCACGCCCGATGCCGTCTTCTACGACGACACGCTGCTGGAGCGGGCAAACCTTCGCCCGCCAACAGCGGTCCGGGTCGCACGGCGACTCGGGGTCGAAGCCGATCGACCGGTGACCGAGGACGCACTCGTCGATCTGCTGTCCTGA